The Euwallacea fornicatus isolate EFF26 chromosome 14, ASM4011564v1, whole genome shotgun sequence nucleotide sequence ATTTGTGCTCCAACAGTGAAGTGCATTTATAACAAAATGAACAAGTAACGAATCAGTTGATGGTTTgacacaaattaaaaacttactaATTAAATAGGAATATGTTGATCTAACTTATCAAAACGGGGGAGATGTAATGAAAATCGATTGGTTTGCTTCTGTATAAATGGTAGACAGCGACGCCAAATAAATCTAATATACAAGTGCTCTGTAAAGCTAAAAATTCAGCATATATCTattcatttattcattaatGTCATGCTCAGCTACTGTTAATgtcaattatttatataagaGCAAAACAGTTGATTTTCGTGACACTgtcgatttttaataaatgggaaaaacatATAAGTAAAGAAACGTTATATAAGGTGAACATAGATATCACAACAACATAGTTTGCCATGACACATTAATGCCGctctaaaagtaaataatggatttttcttaaattatccAAAATTATCTAaccgaataaaattaataatcgaaattgtagtaattttttaaactttggaTTCGcgttgaaattaatattatgacagtataatatattattcacCAAGTTGTAAAGGGAATTATTATGACCCAAAAGTTTTATCTGTTGTCCAAtcaggaaaattttacaatcgTAGTGTATGCTGTAACAATCTTTTCCACTACTAGATGCTTTAGTAATAAGataagaaaatgaattttgcaGTCGTCCAACTCACCTAATAACGGTGTTTTTAAAGCAAgtagtgaaaaaaatatgttatgtATTGGACGTTAGAGGGTTTTCACAaatagattttaaatgaataaaaaaaaaaaacaagaaaatgaaaaacattttagagaTTAATGATGAAACTGCAACGAACATAACAGTCATCAAATTTCTCGATTATTATTCATATTCTCAatgcaataaacaaaatcggtcTTACGTTTTAACCCCCGCTAGGTCAGTAACACTAAAAGGATCCTTCTTTAAATAAGTCTCAATATTCCTCATCCTAGTTTCATACACTATGAAAGTAATTAACATTATAAAACCGTCTTTAGCGGTCATTTCCTGCCAAATTGATTTAACCACAAATTGACTCACGTAGTCGGGATTGAAATACTGTGCTTGCTCGCATATTGATAACGGAGTTTTCCATATTGTATCCAAAATTGATGGTAATGGACGCTCATCGCTTGAGGCTTTCCATAAATCGTCAATGTACTTGATAGATAAATAGCTCTGGAGCAGAATGTTGAAGCATTCGTCGAATTGCATGGAAGATTTGGTGGGAAGCACCAAGATTGAGCCAGGTTTAACTACGGCCAATATGACCTTCACGATTTGATCtcgaactttttttacttctttggGGTCATCCCTATTCCACATTGGAAGTGGTTCCAACCAATATTTTTGAGGCATGCTCTaccaaagtaattttaaaaatattaattggttatttttcaaatttttattctgttATTTTATACCTTTATCTCTGCTAAACACAAAATAGGAGTACATGGCTTTTTCAAGGAATTGGTATATTGAAGGATATCTGGATACACATCTACCAAAACCACAACGCAGTCGCCACCAACTTCGGCTAAACCGGGACATAAGCACATGCAGGCGACAGCTATCTTGGCTGCTCTATTGTACAGTGTTCCTATAATTTCCCTATCAAGTCCTAAGTGAAAATATAGATAAATCAGCAATTTTTTGGCTTGAGAAATTgcgaaacataaaaaatgttagcatttttccatatttgtaCATAGAACTTTATAATTACTATTTAGCAACATCCTCATATACATTTGAAAGCTTTGAGGCATGATGGTAACACAGAATAAAGCTATTTCTTATGGAACAATATCGAGATTCtatcaaaacaaaacaagattaaattaatttatattcataCACGGAGTTCTAGAACATGTAACTGTGATATCAGCATATGTAACACGGAAAAATGTTTCTATTATCAACTGCAAATTAAATGACATTCTTAGAATTCTTTCAGACCCCATAACTTTCAAGCAATTATCGTTATGAAACTCACCTTATTTGGAACACGTCATTTGCGATTAGAAAtgcttgtttttttcttattttcaatgATCGAAAGATGAATAGTGCAGTTTTATGACCATTTAAGATacagtttttaatgtttaaagaTTTGCATTACTAGGAAAAACAAGTGAAATTTCGCATTTTGGTGCATATTTATTGAACTCGTGCAAGtctttgcaataaaatattatgcaaTACGAATTTTTAACCACCATTATGCATTTATGGAAAACTCCATAAATAAGGCGATGTCAAATTCTTGatttaagttttgaaaataataatttctaactTATCTTCTCTaacaattgatttttttaaaaatattttgtttatatttgcaAATACAAATTTCGCTCATACATTTGATTAATTCTTGTTTTCATGTACTATTCTATGCATACTCCTTAAGCCAATTCCCAGTGTCATCAATATTATTTCCTAGATATTGGTTGTGGAATTGCCGGTTTTCTTTCATCATCAAAATCGATTAATTccattaatgtatttttaagcAATTGTTAATATAGACTTTTATGTTTCTGGTACTTAATATGCTGAGAGGTATCAACTGGATCATTATTCTAATCGAGtctttattagaaaatattttaaaacgtagaagttaataaattacatataaggcaaataataattgccagtattttgtgaaattttttataaattcaaacaaattataacTGAACTACTaactttgttaataaaatgatGAGTTACTCAGAACAAAAATAAGCATAGAAGCGAATGATTGTATAGACTTGTTTAAATTCTACGGCGGTTtgtaatgtttattttctattgGTGTGCGCAAAAGTGTCTTGTTTGCACTAAGTTAGGATTTTCAAGCCAACATTGCCGTTTTTGtttaaggtttacaatacagattttccaaaaaataatggcaaataaaataaagcaaaaaattgacTAGAGTGTAAATAAAACCTGTCCCCATGCTATGTAAATATACTCGTCAATTAAATAACGCAAGAAGAGcggagaaataaaaaaaaatattgacaagCAGACATCAAATTTACCTTCTAATGTTTCCATGTTGCcttgtaaaaatgaaaagataattaatttattatcatattACTAactaaatgaaacaaataacaaatgttctttcaaaaatatccaTAGAATTAGATTGGAGGaaagaatattttagaatCCTACCACtaacttgaaaaataattacttaccTAACATACTGGCCATTAGTTCCACATCAACACCTTTCACCCACCCATACAAGATTCTAATGATGCTCCTCAGATTGCATTTCACCCCATAGAATATAGAACATTTTCTAATAGATTCTTTTCTGGCACAGTTCTTACATCTgggagaaataaaaatgttatttactcattttattagtgaatttcatttttaaagaatatatGTATGACATACATAGATATTGAGAAGTAATTGAAATAATAGTAATATAATACATAAATGATTTGAAAAAACCTTGCAAATATCTATTTCTTCATAAAgaagattaaataaattactattcATAATTAACCAAACAGGTCAcacagaaaaaattatacttaattagaaataaaatataaaatgtggCCATTTTTTAGTATAATACTGTAGAAAACAACTGCTCCAAGGTTTACAGCATTAAAACATCTTATGTTTGATGCCTAGAACAGTGGTGGTATTTTTTTCAGCCTAAAGCGTTTTTCTTGTCTGCATAGTTGATTAAGTATCCAGccttataataaaatacaatctTGTAGATATTGATTAAATTTCTACCCTTGTCTTTCTGTGTTTTGGCTTTAAATCTTGATGATCATTGGATGATTCAGAATCAGAAGATAAAgtgttatttaaaatcatCTTGTTCTAATGCTGAAGAAGCAGATTTTTGTCATATCATTTTTCATATTAGAAACTCCATATTATTTGGACACATCATACATCTAAAGCACTTGTAACAAATAGAATACCAATAAATGTCTTTAAATCTCAACTTGTCAATTTCAAAGTAGTCCCTTTACATGTGTGTCCTACTGGTTACTACAGCCATACTTTTGTGCATGTCATCATCGACGTATTGTTTCACACAATTTAAACGTTCACttatcatatatttttatttaccctttacttttattttatatattctcTTTTCTAGGTTGTAAAGATGgtgacaaatttgttaacgaaaTGTTAACAACCTCGTTCATCAGAGGCCTTAGTGACAAATGAATATTATTCTTAGTTAGTTTTTACCCAGAATAGGGTGCAATTTCACCTCAGCAACAACCCATACTAGCGTATAAGccttattcattttttttttaattttcagctgCTCATAACCTGATTGTTTCATTGACAGAGTGCTTTTGCATGTGTATGAAATCACTGGTTCATTTGTTGTCATTTGTGACATGTACCTATGTcttaatattattactttGACCAAGTTTTTGTCTCGTATGAGAAAGAACAGAGTGAATTGAGGCAGAACTGCTTACTTGACTAACAGATGATGACaggaattttaattctgaAGGATTCTTATCAATGTTGTCCAAATTTTCTGAGTATCTTGTAGAACCATCACTACTATTGTTACTATCTGAATTTATCTCCACAAATTCACTGTCCTCTTGGTCATCTTCATACGAGAGATTTATATCTGATTCGTAAAGTTCAAGCTCCATTTCCATTAGTGCTGCAACAAATGAATTTCCTGTTTAGGTTTTTAAGACTTGGTGTAATACCTATATGACTTAATAAAGATGTACCAAAACCTGATGTAATACTAGTAAGACATATAGATGTTGGCTTCCATATTCACaatgtattttcatttatcaaGAAAGTAAATACATCCTTGCAAAAACTGATTATCAAAGCACATGATGGCACAAAAATCATTGGAAAAATCATAAGATGTTCTTAATATCAGTGAGTTACTTACATCCTGAGCAGTAGGCCTTAAGCCATTTTCATAGGTGAGCTAGATAAATATATGCATAAATGAAGCAGTTTTTATGGTGAAGCATTTTACCACTTGAAACTGTAAAGAACCACTGTTTccatttcttatttaaatatagttCACATCTACCACAAAAGACGTCTCCATGAGGGCACCCACTCTCTTATGTTATATGTATATGGTATAGAGACCCAAGGAGTTaagacataattttttccttttctaaaAACATACCTTAACTGATACATATCATACAGCCCAACAGCTAGCACAATCTCCATATTTTCGGCACATTTCGGGTCGTTTTTCGCGTTAGGACAGATCACACAAGATGAGAGAAGATCTATATCAATGAGCCATTTTAAGAAATTGAGGCTTCTGTCTTTGAGCTTGGGAAGGAAGCGTTCTTGGTATACATTGGAAAGATCACCATTATCTCTGCAATTGAGGCAGTTTGAAATAGACACTGaagaaaatacaataaattattattataataaacttAGAAATTATCTCCTATCTCATGTGGACTGAAAAATGCgggtttattgatttttgtaGGTTAGTGGATTTTTTTGGCAAACGTATGAAAGTGTAGCAACTTACGCATCAAACATTTTAAGTCGGctctttatttcctttttggcTGAAGAAGCTTCATCATAAAATATGTTGTCTTCGTCACCATATTCACTTTCGGTATCTGAAGATACCATAAATACCTCATCTTCAGTCCTATCagtcatttttataatacgtatttaaacaaataaattataagaaactttaaaataattataacaaaaacgGCAAATTCAACTCAACACAGCACATCACAAACCATCAACAAAGAGAATgacatgatttgaaaaatggttCTGAATAACCAAAGAAAATCAAAGACATTTCAATTCAGAACTTAACGTAACAAGCAATGAATTACTGGCAACAATGTCAAAGGTGTGTTATATTGGTCGGAAACGAACGattaaggtttttatttttaataattacacCGATATACGCAATTTTTACCAGTTTAAACTAAAGCGGTCATCTATTtctcgaaaataaaaagaaactaaaGGAAAGGAACCGTGACTGAATAATTCTGGAAGCATTGTTTATTAGCTCGTACCTCACTTTTTGTTACAGATTTGCGGTTGTGTCACTTGTCATTCGTTACACTGACATTTCTCCCCTCCACCTGAAACTTGGTTGACTTTCCTTATTTcccttcaaatttcaattatcattaaatacattaaataggAATCAATTGATATCCATTGGTGCATTAATCATTTCCATAATTcctattttaaattgcaaataagaGGTGATATACCCTCTTGTTATCGCTATTCCATGGTTTTAACGTTGCATGATATTCCAGGTATTTCCAGGTAATCCAGAATGGTGGACTGCAGCAGTATCATGCGTAATTATTCGCGATATTTGTTGATCatattcaatttcttttttgtggTAAGTCCTTTGTTCCGATCTATTTTCATACACAGTCGGCAACCTGctagttatttttataaacgttAATGTTGATATGACAACATaacgtttagtttttttttattttcaatttgatacaatgaaattttccatatcTAGCCAGTTATTGTCTGtggaataaattatttttcaatttcataagATTTaagatttcaataaattctttCAGCAGTTAGATTAAAATAGTGATCTCAGATGAAGTCTGAAGGTCAAGTTAACCTGCTATAATTGATTTGCTCTAACTCCTGCAAAGTACTGTCATTATCTATTTCTATACAAACTTAGAGATTTACAGCATTAGCATTACTATGTTTGTAATTACATGAAGAAGTCACACATGTACTACCCTGACAATTCTTGATAAATTTGCCAATTATATCATGCATTTTTTGATGAGGCTTATGGGTTTTacattaattggacatttatGAATTGAgataagaaatttttcatttttatgtcAGCTTCACTAATCAGcttttataaacaaatgtttttgtataatgtggtaacaattaaatttacatcCCTATTTGCATGAAAATGATAGGGGCAAGatactacaaccaattttgcaTAGAAATAGCAGGTAAGACCTaagtaataaagaaataaacacatatttgtaaacaaaaatatttcattactaCTTTGAAATAACGAGCATCTCTTCATGTATGGAAATCTCACAGTCCTCAGTGATTGCACAACAGAgataattcattttctttacttatttttctatcaacctcaagttaaatttattgGCTAATTCAGTGAGTAATAAATAATCCTtgcctatattttattttgaatgtttgttTTGCACACTATAGGTATTTTAGGATTATTGTGGttttacattaattattatctgTACCTATAGAAGGTCTAGATTTCGGTGTTATGTCAATATGTTTATATGGTGTAGGAATCATGTGATTTCTCAATTCATTAATATGCAGGGTGTTGCCAACAAGGTTATTCCAAACATAAGGATGTCATAGGAGTCATTGCaggaaacaatttttgcatagAAATTCCTAGTAAAAAATGAGCTCTTTTGGTTCCTGAATTATTTTTGGTCATAAGACTTTAATATTCAACTTAAgcaaatagaataaaaacaaagaaaataaactcttttttgttttttcatacAAGTTTATCAGTAGCATTCCTAAACTTGATgctgaaaattgattttaatcgTAATCACAGTAAATAAAAGTGCTTTACATTTATTTCTGTGGCGACAAACTTTTGCGcctaaattgtaaaaatggtttaatttatgtttgaaaaatatgcaGACATACCTCTGATTCATGGTGGAGCAAAATACAACATTAAAGAAGTTGAGCGTTTTCCTAATCGCCGATATTCATCTCAAAATACATTTCACAGAGTTCATCAAAACCTATTTGCAATTAACATGTGGTCCACTATTTTTGACGGTTTTTTAATTGGCCCATTCCTGCTTTCATCTCGTATAACTGATAGCATCTACCTAAACAAACCTACTGCAAAGCGTACCTTCTGAGCTTTTGAACAATATACACGTTACTATAGTTATACGGATAGGAAATACGGTTTCAACATGACGGTGCACTTGTACATTTTGCCTTTACTGTGCGGGATCATACAAACTATTACTTTTATAAGCGATAGACCAGAAGAAGCGAACCAATCAAGTGACTAATACGAATTCCCGATTTGAcccctttgaattttttttctctaggTTACATCAAATGGTTGATGTATAAAACTTTCGTGGCTATCTAAGAACAACTGGTTGGAAAAGTGATGGCAGCCTCTTTTTTCGTATAGAAAGATCCACACATTTTACAAGAGATGTGTCATTCAATGATtcaaagaacaaatttatGCAACCAGGATGCAAGtcgtcattttgaacatttattattttttgttttgcattACCTTTCTTAAAAGTTAATTAGAAATTGAACTCTTTTGGTTTCAATAagctaatattattttctggaacaaaaataattatagaaTGCTTCATTTTTGACTAGGACCATTTTTGCATGGAAATGCAAAATCTATGCAAAAATGGTTCACCTTGTGGCATCTATAACCATATTAAGTATGGTACAACCTTTTTGAAACACCTTTAGATATCGTGAAAAAGATAGTCAGATCAAATGTTTcaccatttttttgttgtcaCTTATATGAAAGTAAGCAGGGAATTTGGtcaaattcggaaaaattacgatatttcgaaataagttacactttgtataatagtatatataaTCACATACGTTTAAAATAATCTTACCTATCACTTTTTGGATGTGTATCGGTGAACCAGTACATTAAGGTTCTCTTCAGTTTCAGGAATAACGCATTATTTAAGAAGAATATCCGCCCTAAATCCAGGGGTTGCCGCGGCCGTTTAGTACTGTTGACTTTGTTGGATTTCAGTGCTTGTTTAtactcataaaaaataatttaaaaaaagttataagcAGAATAATCTCTTTTCTTTAGCATAATGTACTGCATAACTATTAGTTTATCTTTTGTGGAAactctttattttctttatactTACTTAGTTCTGCAATTTTCAGGATTTCATCGGTTTtagatttgaataaataattttccacgAATTAATACTTGATTCTTATATTTGATCATTTTGTTTGCTGATAATAAATCGTGTCCTATTGTATCTATACATTATCTATGTAAATCCGAGATATACAAAAAAACTGGGattgttaaatttcttttgaCTGTTACTTtggcattaaataaaaatacctaaTACGTGTTTTAATGATTCAACTTGTTTTCTGTATTAGTAGTCACCTTGGTAATTAGCACAAGAGACCACTTCACGTCTTACCTTACGGAAATTACACTATACCAGAAGAATCAAGGAACTATTCACATTTAAAAGTCGAAACTGTTAgtgttataaattttactcATTCCAGCCATTTTTCAGTTGACTGGCATAATTATTATCTCAGTTGGATTTAGTGCGAAAGCTTACTTTAACGAATTCGACCATTTGTTGGACGACAAATACTTCTATGTATCCGATTTACTAATTGTTGTTGGTGCAGTAATATTCATCATTGCTTTCTTTGGATGCTGCGGAGCAGCCAAGGAAAATGCCTGCCTAACCAATACCGTAAGATTATTTGGTAGAGTGCTGATTTGCAGGAGTTTATTTCTGGTAAAATGGTTTCAGTTTTCGACATTACtgattataatatttattttggaagCGTTAGTGGGGATTGGTGGTGTTATTCTTAGAACTAACACTgaagaatttttggaaaattctctgAAGCAAAGCATGAAGgagtataataaaaataattctgcaGAAATTACTTTGACTTGGGATACTATTCAAAGTCAGGCAAGTTACTTTTTTTAGTGAACCTTTAATAAGTCTTTATACTTATTAAACAAAACCTTTAACATGGCCCGATATTGGTAGCAGAATGTTTAACCACTATTTATAGATGCATTGCTGTGGAATCACCAACTACACCGACTGGTTTAACGTAACTTTGACTGCAGCTCCAAGTAATGAATCTCTTCCAATAAGTTGCTGTGACATCCCTTCTGGAGCTATGAACACATTTACTTGTAATGTAACTTCATTGTCCTTACATTATAAAGGTTGTTTGTCTGTCTTTGGTGATTACATCAGGCATAACACTTCTAAAATCGAAATTGCCGGTTTGACTTTAGCTGTGGTTCAGGTAAGTTTCCAAGGGAAGCCGtggaaaaaatgtgattaatttgatttttagttgTTGGGAATCATCCTGTCGTGTTATCTGGCTAAACAGATAAGAAGCGATTATGAGACAGTATAAACGATTCAAAAATGAGTTTCGTTTCCTTTATTAATCACTAGTTTTAACCAAAGTTAAATGTAGCTATAGCAATATCAGTCCTAATTCTATTGCGATTACTAAAATTATACTTAATTATGTGGTATGAATTGGCCATATTTCGAACTGTTAGTGTAAAAAGAGGTAGCTTATTACAGGGTTGGATAAATGGATTTAAAGAAATGAGGTTTTGTATATGGATAGAATAAGTTTAATGTGTCCTAG carries:
- the LOC136343259 gene encoding uncharacterized protein, with product MTDRTEDEVFMVSSDTESEYGDEDNIFYDEASSAKKEIKSRLKMFDADNGDLSNVYQERFLPKLKDRSLNFLKWLIDIDLLSSCVICPNAKNDPKCAENMEIVLAVGLYDMYQLRCKNCARKESIRKCSIFYGVKCNLRSIIRILYGWVKGVDVELMASMLGLDREIIGTLYNRAAKIAVACMCLCPGLAEVGGDCVVVLVDVYPDILQYTNSLKKPCTPILCLAEIKSMPQKYWLEPLPMWNRDDPKEVKKVRDQIVKVILAVVKPGSILVLPTKSSMQFDECFNILLQSYLSIKYIDDLWKASSDERPLPSILDTIWKTPLSICEQAQYFNPDYVSQFVVKSIWQEMTAKDGFIMLITFIVYETRMRNIETYLKKDPFSVTDLAGVKT
- the LOC136343261 gene encoding CD63 antigen-like; this encodes MVDCSSIMRNYSRYLLIIFNFFFVLTGIIIISVGFSAKAYFNEFDHLLDDKYFYVSDLLIVVGAVIFIIAFFGCCGAAKENACLTNTFSTLLIIIFILEALVGIGGVILRTNTEEFLENSLKQSMKEYNKNNSAEITLTWDTIQSQMHCCGITNYTDWFNVTLTAAPSNESLPISCCDIPSGAMNTFTCNVTSLSLHYKGCLSVFGDYIRHNTSKIEIAGLTLAVVQLLGIILSCYLAKQIRSDYETV